The Rhineura floridana isolate rRhiFlo1 chromosome 15, rRhiFlo1.hap2, whole genome shotgun sequence genome window below encodes:
- the LOC133370937 gene encoding uncharacterized protein LOC133370937, translating into MLGTFTDACYRPPLPGGVPPPAPPPALPPPGRPPLFRLPSPAERRGESSAVRPGRIAKETRVPERLVYWRFHRHGSCGEIVGLESGILQAGTVDESEMWISPAVREQDGGETEGVTHL; encoded by the exons ATGCTAGGGACTTTCACAGACGCCTGTTACCGGCCTCCCCTCCCTGGGGGAGTTCCgcctccagctcctcctccagctcttcctcctcctggccGCCCGCCTCTCTTTCGCCTCCCTTCGCCGGCAGAACGTCGAGGGGAGTCCAGTGCCGTGCGCCCGGGGCGCATTGCCAAGGAGACCAG GGTGCCTGAACGCCTGGTCTATTGGCGTTTTCACCGACATGGTTCCTGTGGAGAGATTGTAGGCCTTGAATCTGGCATCTTGCAAGCTGGAACTGTAGATGAGTCAGAGATGTGGATCTCTCCAGCTGTGAGAGAGCAGGACGGAGGGGAAACTGAGGGGGTGACTCACTTGTAG